GTTCGTCCGGACGCCAAGCCTTCGGACCTTGTCCGCCCGGGACATATCTTCCCCATCCGGGCCAAGGAGGGCGGCGTCCTGAAACGGGCCGGGCAAACGGAAGGATCGGTGGATCTCGCCATTCTTGCCGGAATCATTCCGATCGGGGTCATCTGCGAAATTCTGAACGAAGACGGCTCCATGGCCCGGTTTCCGGATCTGGAGAAGGTCTCCCGGGAACATGATATTCCCATTGCCACGATCCGGGACCTGATTGCCTACCGGATGAAGGAAGAAAAGCTCGTGGTCCAGGTGGCGGAAGCCGAGCTCCCGACAGAGTTCGGCGAATTCCGGGCCATCGTCTTTGAAGACAAGGTTGAACAGGGCCCCCACATCGCCCTGGTGAAGGGGACGATCGACCCCCAGAAGCCCGTCCTCGTCCGCGTGCATTCCAGCTGTCTGACCGGGGATGTCTTCCATTCCCATCGCTGCGACTGCGGGCCCCAGCTCCGGGAAGCCATGCGCATGATCGAAAAGGAGGGAACCGGCGTCATTCTTTACATGAACCAGGAAGGACGCGGCATCGGACTGGCGAACAAGATCAAGGCCTACAAGCTTCAGGATCAGGGGTACGATACGGTCGAGGCCAACATCAAGCTGGGATTCAAGGACGACTTGCGCGATTACGGGATTGGTGCCCAGATTCTCTGCCAGCTGGGGGCCCGGAAACTTCGTCTCATGACGAACAATCCCCGTAAAATTGTCGGCTTGACCGGATATGGTCTTGAAATGGTGGACCGCGTGCCGGTGGAGATCACCCCGGAAGACCGGAACCGCCGCTACCTGAAAACAAAAAAAGACAAGCTGGGCCATCTGCTCAGCAAAATCTGACTTCCTGCAGGGAGAACCGTGGAGATCCGAACCATCCCGTTGCCCACACCGCCTCTGGTCTGGCGCGTTCTGGTCATCCAGAGCGAGTTCAACAGTCTTGTGACAGACCGTCTGTTGTCCGGATGTCTCGCTGCCTTCCGGGATTCTCCGCTCCTTCCCGAAAAGGTCGATGTTCTGAGGGTTCCCGGCGCCATGGAGATTCCCTCGACTCTCTCGCTCTTCCTTCCCGGAGACGAATACGATGCGGCTGTGGTGATCGGTTGCGTGGTCCGGGGAGATACAGGCCACTACGAGGCCGTCGTTGACGGCGTGACCTCGGGCGTTGTGCGCCAGAGCCAGATCCATGGAAAACCGGTTATTTTTGGCGTTCTGACGGTCGACTCCCTTCAGCAGGCACTCGACCGGGTCGGTGGAAAAGCCGGGGACAAGGGCCGGGAAGCCGGGGAAGCCGCCTACCGTATGGCCCAGTTGTTTCTGTCCAGAAAAAAGAAGGGAACCGCGTGAAGCCGGGAGCTGTCCGAAAAAAAAAGAAAGATCCGGAAGGACGCTTCCAGAGCCCGTTTCACAAGGCCCGCATCGAAGTGCTTCAATCCCTCTTTGCCGGAGAATACCTTCCGGGCGGACCGCCCCCGTTTACCCTGACGTCGACTCTTCCAAGCCAGGCCCGTCTTTTTCGGGATCGTCTTGGGGGAGCGATTCGCGAGCATCGGAAAGAAATCGACACTGTGATTTCCCGCTTTTCGGTGGACTGGACCCTCGACCGGATGAGCAGGGTCGACCGGAATATCCTGCGGATGGGAATCTGCGAAATTCTTTTTGAACCGGAGGTTCCTTTCCGGGTGACCGTGGACGAATCGCTGGAACTCGCCCACCAGTTTTCCGAACCGGAAGCCGTCCGTTTCATCAACGGCATCCTTCACCGTGTCGGAACGGAGCTGAATCCGGAAAAGGCTTTGGGCTCTTTGGAAGACGGACGCCCTCAACCGGAGTCCGGAGACAAGTCGTGACCGCATCCGCCCGTTCCGACGGATCATTTTTTCAGGAGCTGCCTCCGCTTCCTCCGGGGCAGGGAGATTTCTTTGACCCTTCGCCGCTCTTCCGGGTGTTTCTGATCGATGGCAGAGAGCCCTGTCTTCCGGGTGTGCTGAGCTGGGTCGACATGTGGTATTCCGGGTTGATTTCCCGCGCCCTGTCCACCTTTTACCGGTCGGGGAAACCCCTTCCGGACTCCCTGTTGTTCGTCCCGGAATCTCCTCCGCTCCAGAGAGGGTTTCTGATTGTCCGGCGCCCGTCCCTGGGGAAAGATCCTGTCACCGGACTGCTCGGACTCCTCACCGGAATGGGGGTGGAGCAGGCTGTTCTCGACGGGACCCTCCTGATCGGGGAGAATCTCCCGGATCAGGTCGATCCGGAAAAGCGGCAGGGCGACGCCGTCGGACGTTCCGTTCTGTTTCTCTCGGATCCCGTCGGTCTGCCGGCCTCCTGCATTTTACGGGGAAAATAAGGGGCCAGAGGGACCCGGGGCGCCCGCTTCCGGGAGGCATGAGGAAAGAGTAAAAGGTATGATTTTCTCCAGGGAGATTTGAAGGAATGATTGAGCGTTACACCCGCAAGGACATGGGGGCCCTGTTTGAGACGGAACATCGTCTGCGGATTTGGCTGGAAGTCGAGAAAGCCGCCACGCGCGCGCTGATGGAAAAGGGGGTAGTGGACCCCGAAGCCGCCCGGCTCTTTCTCGACTCCTCTCCTGAAATCCGGGTTCGACGGATGGAGGAGATCGAACGGGAAACCCGCCACGACGTCATCGCCTTCCTGACAATGATCTCCGAACAGATCCCGGCGCCTGCCCGGTCGATTCTCCACTTCGGCATGACCAGCCAGGATCTCGTCGATACGGCGCAGAGCCTCTTTCTTCTCGAAGCGATCGACCTTTTGCAGCGGGGCATGGACCGTTTTTCCGGCATTCTCCGCGAGCAGGCATTGCGGCACCGTGGTACCCTGACGGTCGGCCGGTCGCACGGAGTACACGGGGAACCCATCGTGTTCGGGGTCAAGTTCCTCTCCTGGTATTCGGAGTTTGGCCGTCATAAAGAGAGACTCCGGCATGCCCGCGAAACAATGCGCGTCGGCAAGATGTCCGGCGCCATGGGCACGGCAGTGCATATCGACCCGGCAACGGAAGAGATGATCCTGTTTTCCCTGGGTCTGAAACCCGAAGAGATGGCAACACAGGTTGTCGCCCGGGACAGACATGCCGAGCTTTTGTCGACCCTGGCCCTGATCGGTGCGAGTCTGGAGCGGATCGCCGTCGAAATCCGTCATCTTCAGAGAACCGAAGTCCGGGAAGTCGAGGAGCCATTCGCGCCCGGGCAGAAAGGGTCTTCGGCCATGCCCCACAAGAGGAACCCCGTCGGGGCCGAGAACATCACCGGTCTGGCGAGACTCCTCCGGTCCTATGCCCAGGCGGCCTATGAGGATGTCGCCCTCTGGCACGAACGGGACATCAGCCACTCTTCAGTCGAGCGGGTCGTTCTGCCGGACAGCTGCATCCTGCTCGATTATATGCTTCATCGCATGGGGGACATTCTGAAAGATCTCATCGTCTACCCCGAGCAGATGCAAAGGAATCTGGACCTGACAGGAGGACTGGTCTATTCGCAGGCGGTTCTTCTTGCACTGGTCCGGACCGGACTCCCCCGGGAAACCGCCTACCGGATCGTTCAGGATGCCGCCATGCGGACCTGGAAAGGGGAAGGGCATCTTCGCGACACGCTCCGGACGCACCCGGACCTGCCGGAAAACGCGGATCCCCGACTCTGGGAATCGGCCTTCTCCCCGGAACCTTTCATGAAAAACATCGATGCGCTGTATGAACGGGTTCTCGGGCCGGAGGCGGGTGCCTGAACGCACCTCTCCATCGCACAGGAACGAACGAAAGAAAGGACAGCTCTTGGAAGGGCACAGGATTTACGAAGGCAAGGCGAAAATTCTCTTCGACCGCGGAGATCCCGACACCCTGGTCCAGCATTTCAAGGACGATGCCACGGCCTTCAACGCCCAGAAGAAAGGCCGCATTCTCCATAAAGGGGCCATCAACTGTCAGCTGTCGGCCCATCTGTTTGAGTTTCTGGAACGGGAAGGGGTTCCGACCCACTATGTGGAACGCCTGACGCCGGTAGAAATGAAGGTCCGCCGGCTTTCCATGGTTCCACTGGAAGTCGTTCTCCGGAACCGCTATGCGGGTTCTCTGGCCAAACGTCTGGGGCAACCCGAAGGGGGAGCCCTTCCATTTCCTGTTCTGGAGTGGTACTACAAGCGGGACGATCTGGGTGACCCGATCGTCAATCGCGACCATATCCGGGTCCTGGGCGTGGCGTCGGAGACGATCCTGGCGGACGTCGAACGTCTGGGGCGAAGGGTGAACGACATTCTGTCCGGTTTTTTCGGACGGAAAGACATTGTCCTGGCGGATATGAAGCTTGAGTTCGGGGTGGAGAGATCGGGAAAAATCCTTCTGGGGGACGAGATCAGTCCGGATACCTGCCGCTTCTGGGACGCGAAAACCGGAGAAAAGATGGACAAGGACCGGTTCCGCCGGGATCTGGGACACATCGAAGAGTATTATCTGGAACTTTTCAGGAGGGTTGTCGGTCATGAACCGGAGTTCTGAACAACAAACGCAAATGGTCAAGGCGACGATCCTTATCCGGGTCCGGGAAGGGATCCTCGATCCCCAGGGACAGGCGGTTCTGCAGGTTCTCCACGATATGGGGGAAAACGGGGTCCAGGACGTCCGGATCGGAAAGATTGTCGAGATCCTCCTGCCGGAATCGTTGGCCTCCTCCGGTAAGATCGATTCCTGGTGCGCCGGATTTCTGGCGAATCCTCTGGTGGAGTCGTTCGAAATTCGTTCGATCGAACCCGCTTTGCGATCACCCGTGAGTGCATGATGGCGAGGAGAAAGCCCCCCCGCTTTTTCCTGTCGCGTCTTTTTGTCCTTCTGGCGACTGCAGGGCTCTGTGCTCTGGTTCTTGTCTTTTTCCTCATGCTTTCCGCCGAAACGGACGCCCTCCATAAGGCCCGCTCCGTTGACCTCGGAGCGATCCGATCCCTGCAGACGCTGATGAACAGCCATCAACCCGAAGCGGTTCCCCATCAGTTCAACCTTCTCTCCGAAATGTCGGGAGGGAGGGTGGTTCTTCTCGATCCGGACGGAAAACCGGCCTTCCGGGACCCGTCGACCCTCCGGAAGGTCCAGTCCTTCATCCGTGTTCCCGACGCCTGGTTTCAGGCCCCTCACGGCCCCTTCGTGTTTGCCTGGCCGCCGCCCGGGGTTTCCCGGGGGCTGGCAGAGGAAGTGTCCCGGCTTGCGGCGCGGAAGGGGGATCATCATCTTCTGACGAACCGTCAGGGAATTCCCACTCCTCTTCAGCCGGAAGGCGGAATGGCCGTCTGGTCCCTTCCCGTTCCGAATGCGCCGTCTTGCGCCCAGTGCCACGGATTCGACCGGGAGATTCTGGGATCGGCGGTGGCCTTCATTCCCGTTCCCTCTTTCTTTCCGGACAAGCGTCGTGTCTCTCTCTGGGGATTCTGGCCATTGCCGGAGCTGAACCAGAAGATCATCTTCACCACGGTTTCGGTCCTTGCGGGCGTGTTTTTCCTCTCCCTGATCGTTTTCGACGAATGGTGGATTCGCCGTCGATGGGGCAAGACCGAAGAGGGATCGGCGCCCAAAAAGACGAAGCGGACCTCTGCACCGGAAGAAGCGAAGATTTTGCGCCCCGAAGAGGGGACAACGGAACGTCTGACACTGGATGCATCGGATATTCCGGATCTCTTTCACCGGATCTCCGCACTCGATCAGGAGCTCGAGAAGGAAATCGGTCTTCTGCCGCATGCCGGAATCCAGCCTTCCGGCTCCCCTGCACATAAAGAGCACCTGAAAGAGGCTCTGGATCGTCTCTCCGGCTGGACGGACGCCGCCGAACTTCTTGTGATGGACCTGGGGGCTCTTGCCGCCACCCGGACGGATCCCCTTCTGAACAAGGCAGTGGAATCCCTGTCCCGTCTCAAGAACCAGGCGCTGGAACTCGAGAGGGAACTGGAGGAGGAGGGAAAGGACGAGTCCCGCCGGATGCCCTCCTACAACGAGCTGAAGGAAGAAGACAAAAAATGGGTAGAAGATCTTCGGACAGGGCTCCAGAGGATCCACGCGGAGTTGCGGGCCCTCCATGGATTGGCAAAACGATCCGTGGTCCTTCCCGCCGATCCATCGTCCGGAAAATCGTGAAGGTGCCACCTTGACCTCGACTCCTCTTCTCCTGCTCCATACGGGGTTCGGATCCCGCCTCGACCATCATCTCGAGTCCTTCCTGAAGACCGTTCTCCGTCAGGGCCGCCGGCGTCTGGAGCAGGGCGAGTCCGCTCTCGAAGTCACATGGTCGGTCGTGGGTCTCCTGGAGGAGTCGGGATTCTTCAATGCCGGGCGTGGAGCTATTCCTCAGGAGGACGGTATCGTCCGGCGGGATATCGGGACCATGGACGGGAAAACACTCGGATATCTGGGAATGCCGGGCCTCACGACGATTTCCTGTCCCGCCCGGATTCTTCCCTCGTTGTTCGGGACGACACGGCATGTTCTCCTGTCCGGCGAAGCCGCTTCCCGGTGGCTCGTGGCAGAAGGTCTTTCGGATATTCCCGGACCTCCCCCCTTTGAGGAGAAGAGCCTGAAGACCTGGCAGGACCGGGGGGATCAGGGGGACCACGGAACAGTGGGAGCGGTGGCGCGCGATCGGAACGGCCATCTGGCAGCGACGACATCGACCGGCGGAGCGGGCCGGATGCGGGCCGGCCGGATTGGAGACAGCGCCGTCCCCGGGGCCGGAACCTATGCCGATGATCGTCTGGGAGCCGTGTCGATGACAGGGCTTGGCGAGGTCATTTTGCAAAACGTGGCGGGATACCGCTTTCTCTGTGCCGTTTCAAAAGCACCGGACCGGAAAGCGGCGGAGGAGGCGATCCGGGAGATTCTCGCGGACATCGCAGAAGGACCTGCCGCCCGGACAGACGGCCGGATCGGAGGAATCCTGATTTCCACCCGGCATGGACCGTTTGTTTTCCACCATTCCGGAGTCCTACTTGCAGGAGCGTGGCGGGAGGGGGAGAAGGAGGTCGTCCTGAAAGATAGCTGGAACGCAGGAGACGATCCCTGCCTTCCCTCCCTCTCGATCCTGTCGACCTGAAAGGGCGAAAAAGGAGGAAATCCTCTCCTCTCTTTGGCCGGTTCGATCTTCCTGTTATCGGAAGATCTTTACTCTATCGGCGACGCGGGGAAGGCCTTACCTTCTCCTTTTCCCCCGGAAAAGGGGAGATTCTTTCCGGACAGGACCCGGCGGACGTCCCGTGCGATTGTCCAGTCTTCGCGGGCCTCAAGAACCCACACGGTGACCGGGGAGTCATCCGGAGAAATGCGTCTGTCAATCTTCTCATCTGACCCTCCATCGTTTCTGTCGGAGTCCAGACGAACGCCCAGAAAGTCCAGACGGTCGCAAACCAGTCGCCGGAACGACGCCGAGTGTTCGCCGATCCCGCCGGTGAAGACCAGACAATCCAGGCCTCCGAGAGAGACGGAGAGCGATCCCACGTTCTGTGCTGCCCGGTAGGATGCCAGTTCGACAGCCAGCGCTGCCCGACGGTTTCCGGTTTCGGCGGATCGTTCCACGTCCCGATAGTCGGAGGAGACGCCCGAGATCCCGAGAAGGCCGGACCGATGGTTCAGATCACTCTCCAGTTTTTCCGGAGACAGACCTTTCCGAAGGAGAGCCAGAAGAACGCCAGGATCCAGATTTCCCGGTCGCGTTCCCATGACCAGACCGTCGAGAGGTGTCATCCCCATCGTCGTTTCGATCGACTGTCCATTGAGCAGAGCGGCCCCGGAAGCTCCGTTTCCAAGGTGCAGGGCGACAGTCCTGCGGGGACCGGCAGGCGGAACAAGCGATTGAAGTCGCCAGGCGATATAATCATACGACAGACCATGAAACCCGAATTTCCGGACACCCTCTTTTTCAACCCACTCGGGGGGAACGGCATAGCGGCGGGCCCTTTCCGGCAGGGTCCTGTGGAACGCCGTGTCGAACGACAGGACAACCGGAAGCCCGGGTGCTGTTCTCCGGATGGCTTCGAGCGTTTTCAGGGCCGGTTCCATATGGAGTGGAGCCAGATCCGACATTTTTCGGAGGTCATCCATCACGGTTTGTGTCGCCAGGACGGGATCGACAAAACGATCCCCGCCGTGGACAATGCGAATCCCGAATCCGTCTGCCCGATGACCTTCCCGGGAATCGAGCCAGTCCCGAATGGACCGGTCAAGGACCGCCGGATCGTCGTGCAGTTCGATCGTGTGCGGGGAGGGATCCCGGCTTTCCCCGTGAACAGAGAGCTTGAGGGTCGAAGACCCGGGGTTGGCGATCAGAATCATCATTCCTCCTTGTCGCGCGAGTCTTTCCGAAAAGCCCTGGTCTTTTTCTTCGGACACGGAGGTCTGCCGCCTCGTCCGGAGCGGTCCGGGACCCGATCGGGCAGTCTGACACCTTGAGGGGAGATTCCGATGAAAAATACGTCCTGGCCCGACCGGCTTTTTGCTGTATGGTACGACCGGTTAATGGAAAAGATGGAGCAGAACACCTTTCGTCCTGTGCGCAAGCGACTTCTGCAACATGCCCGCGGACATGTTCTGGAGATCGGCGTGGGAACAGGGGCCAATGCTTCATTCTATGAAGACCGGTTCGTCTCCGGCAAGGTTTTTCTCGACAGTTCGTTTCCCATGTTGCAGGTGGCTCTCCGGAAGGGGATCTGTCCACAAGGATCACTGGTCCTGGGTTCCGGATCCGAACTGCCGTTTTTGACCGGAAGCTTCGATACCGTCGTCGTTACACTGGTACTCTGTTCGGTCAAAGACTGGAAGCAGGCGATCCGGGAAATCCGGAGGGTTTTAAGACCAGAAGGACAACTGATCGTACTAGAACATGTTCAAAGCCGGCATCCCGTCATTTCTTTTTTTCAGAGCCTCCTGACGCCCGTCTGGAAAATCCCGGCCCGCGGCTGTCACCTCGACCGGCCCACCGATCAAACCCTCGGTTCCTGTTTCGAGTGGATCGAACGAGACCAGATTGTTCTTTCCGGAATGCCGTTTGTGTTTGGCAGACTCTCTCCCCGACCGGAAAAAGAATGTTCCCGGGACATTGTCAGCCCTTCCGTCCCGGTCGCGGAAGAAGCACGATGAGAGAGAACGGTCTATCCGATCGTCAGGACCGAAATCATCCTCAAAACGTCAGGGTCACTCCCCCAAACACATTGATGGGTTCCCCCGGAGAGACAAACAGGGCGTCGACATTGCCAGCGCCCGGCGTCAGGAATGCCGGTTCGTAATAATTGGTATTCAGCAAGTTGTAAGCATCGAAAAAAAGAGTAGCTTTTTTATAAAGTGCGGTCTTTGGCAAGTCGCAGGACACGAGCAGATGGGTGACGAAAAAACCTGGGGCGTCCATCTGGCAATTGCAGGTTCCGCTGGGCCCGCCGGATGTGTCAATCACGTTCATCTGACCGGTATAACGTTCATTGATCGTGAGGACGGGGATGGTTGGAGAATGCGGTTTGCAGTTCGGACAGCCCTTTCCGGGGGGACATTGATTCCCGAAGAGTGTTCATCAAACGGATGAAACTGGCATTTTCAGTTCGGAGGCACGGCATTTTTTGATCATGATCGCCAAGGAGATGGCGGACAAGGGGAGGAGGACATACATGACCGGTCCCCCTGTCATCAGGTAGTTCCATAAACTCCTGTCCTGCCTTCTTGATGCCGTTTTTCAGACAGGTTCCTTTTTTCCGTTTTTTAATAATAATGATATTCATTCTCATGATAAACCTCATAGTCAACAGAAAAAGAAATCTTTTATGTTGTAGCATTGACCGGGAATTTCTCCCGGAAAACATTCTGCTCCTTCTCAATGTCTTTGTGGAATGGAGGAAAAAGAATGTTCTGAAGGAAAAGTGGATCTTCTCATCCGATCCGCTTCCGGAAAAAGTGCCCGGCCAAAAGGAGGGACGTTCCCCCGATCAGGGCGAGCCCCCCATATTCGGGGATCAGGATCCGGGCCGTGGCCCCCTGGAGAAAGACCTCCCGGAGAATGACCAGAAAATACCGGAGCGGGTTGACGAGCGTCAGGTCCTGGATCAGGTCCGGCATGTTTGCGATCGGGGTGGCAAAACCGGACAGGATGATCGAAGGAACCAGGAAAAGGAACGCTCCCAGAAGTCCCTGCTGCTGGGTCGAAACAATCGACGAAATCATGAGCCCCACTCCCAGACCGGACAACGTGAAAAGGAAGATCCCGAGGTAAAGGGCGAAAAGAGATCCCCGCAAAGGGACGTGGAAGAGAAACACCGCCACCAGAACGATGGCGGTCGATTCAAGAAATCCGATCACGAAGCCGGGCAGGATTTTTCCCAGGATGATATCCACCGGACGAAGAGGGGTGACCAGGAGCTGGTCGAACGTTCCGTCCTCCCGCTCCCGGGCGACGGACAGGGCGGTGACCAGAAGAGAGACCACGAGCGTCAGAAGCCCCACGATGCCGGGAACGATGAACCACCGGCTCTTGAGGTTCGGGTTGTACCAGGCCCGGATTTCGAGGGGGGCGATGGGAGGAGGCAGACCGTTTCGGGCCACGAAGTCGTCGTTGTAGTCGGAAACGATGGTCTGGACGTATCCCATGAGGATCATCGCCGTATTGCTCTGGCGTCCGTCGAGCAGGGCCTCCACCCGACCCGGTTGGCCTGCAAGGAGGTCGCGGCTGAAGGTGCTCCGGATATGCAGCACCAGAAGGACTTTCCGGTTGTCGATCAGACTCCGGACCTCTTTTTCGGACCGGATCTCCCCGGTCAGACGAAAGTTG
The sequence above is drawn from the Leptospirillum ferriphilum ML-04 genome and encodes:
- a CDS encoding bifunctional 3,4-dihydroxy-2-butanone-4-phosphate synthase/GTP cyclohydrolase II, which gives rise to MPTISIEEAIDRIRNGRMIILTDDEDRENEGDFVIAGQFATPEAINFMAKHGRGLICVTMSAEKADSLRLEPMTPVNEASFGTDFTISVDARDGISTGISAFDRAHTIQTIVRPDAKPSDLVRPGHIFPIRAKEGGVLKRAGQTEGSVDLAILAGIIPIGVICEILNEDGSMARFPDLEKVSREHDIPIATIRDLIAYRMKEEKLVVQVAEAELPTEFGEFRAIVFEDKVEQGPHIALVKGTIDPQKPVLVRVHSSCLTGDVFHSHRCDCGPQLREAMRMIEKEGTGVILYMNQEGRGIGLANKIKAYKLQDQGYDTVEANIKLGFKDDLRDYGIGAQILCQLGARKLRLMTNNPRKIVGLTGYGLEMVDRVPVEITPEDRNRRYLKTKKDKLGHLLSKI
- the ribH gene encoding 6,7-dimethyl-8-ribityllumazine synthase, producing the protein MEIRTIPLPTPPLVWRVLVIQSEFNSLVTDRLLSGCLAAFRDSPLLPEKVDVLRVPGAMEIPSTLSLFLPGDEYDAAVVIGCVVRGDTGHYEAVVDGVTSGVVRQSQIHGKPVIFGVLTVDSLQQALDRVGGKAGDKGREAGEAAYRMAQLFLSRKKKGTA
- the nusB gene encoding transcription antitermination factor NusB, with protein sequence MKPGAVRKKKKDPEGRFQSPFHKARIEVLQSLFAGEYLPGGPPPFTLTSTLPSQARLFRDRLGGAIREHRKEIDTVISRFSVDWTLDRMSRVDRNILRMGICEILFEPEVPFRVTVDESLELAHQFSEPEAVRFINGILHRVGTELNPEKALGSLEDGRPQPESGDKS
- the purB gene encoding adenylosuccinate lyase — translated: MIERYTRKDMGALFETEHRLRIWLEVEKAATRALMEKGVVDPEAARLFLDSSPEIRVRRMEEIERETRHDVIAFLTMISEQIPAPARSILHFGMTSQDLVDTAQSLFLLEAIDLLQRGMDRFSGILREQALRHRGTLTVGRSHGVHGEPIVFGVKFLSWYSEFGRHKERLRHARETMRVGKMSGAMGTAVHIDPATEEMILFSLGLKPEEMATQVVARDRHAELLSTLALIGASLERIAVEIRHLQRTEVREVEEPFAPGQKGSSAMPHKRNPVGAENITGLARLLRSYAQAAYEDVALWHERDISHSSVERVVLPDSCILLDYMLHRMGDILKDLIVYPEQMQRNLDLTGGLVYSQAVLLALVRTGLPRETAYRIVQDAAMRTWKGEGHLRDTLRTHPDLPENADPRLWESAFSPEPFMKNIDALYERVLGPEAGA
- the purC gene encoding phosphoribosylaminoimidazolesuccinocarboxamide synthase; translation: MEGHRIYEGKAKILFDRGDPDTLVQHFKDDATAFNAQKKGRILHKGAINCQLSAHLFEFLEREGVPTHYVERLTPVEMKVRRLSMVPLEVVLRNRYAGSLAKRLGQPEGGALPFPVLEWYYKRDDLGDPIVNRDHIRVLGVASETILADVERLGRRVNDILSGFFGRKDIVLADMKLEFGVERSGKILLGDEISPDTCRFWDAKTGEKMDKDRFRRDLGHIEEYYLELFRRVVGHEPEF
- the purS gene encoding phosphoribosylformylglycinamidine synthase subunit PurS, which codes for MNRSSEQQTQMVKATILIRVREGILDPQGQAVLQVLHDMGENGVQDVRIGKIVEILLPESLASSGKIDSWCAGFLANPLVESFEIRSIEPALRSPVSA
- a CDS encoding isoaspartyl peptidase/L-asparaginase family protein, with translation MDWQNDPWSFPPIHRPENREGATLTSTPLLLLHTGFGSRLDHHLESFLKTVLRQGRRRLEQGESALEVTWSVVGLLEESGFFNAGRGAIPQEDGIVRRDIGTMDGKTLGYLGMPGLTTISCPARILPSLFGTTRHVLLSGEAASRWLVAEGLSDIPGPPPFEEKSLKTWQDRGDQGDHGTVGAVARDRNGHLAATTSTGGAGRMRAGRIGDSAVPGAGTYADDRLGAVSMTGLGEVILQNVAGYRFLCAVSKAPDRKAAEEAIREILADIAEGPAARTDGRIGGILISTRHGPFVFHHSGVLLAGAWREGEKEVVLKDSWNAGDDPCLPSLSILST
- a CDS encoding acetate/propionate family kinase: MSEEKDQGFSERLARQGGMMILIANPGSSTLKLSVHGESRDPSPHTIELHDDPAVLDRSIRDWLDSREGHRADGFGIRIVHGGDRFVDPVLATQTVMDDLRKMSDLAPLHMEPALKTLEAIRRTAPGLPVVLSFDTAFHRTLPERARRYAVPPEWVEKEGVRKFGFHGLSYDYIAWRLQSLVPPAGPRRTVALHLGNGASGAALLNGQSIETTMGMTPLDGLVMGTRPGNLDPGVLLALLRKGLSPEKLESDLNHRSGLLGISGVSSDYRDVERSAETGNRRAALAVELASYRAAQNVGSLSVSLGGLDCLVFTGGIGEHSASFRRLVCDRLDFLGVRLDSDRNDGGSDEKIDRRISPDDSPVTVWVLEAREDWTIARDVRRVLSGKNLPFSGGKGEGKAFPASPIE
- a CDS encoding class I SAM-dependent methyltransferase, whose amino-acid sequence is MKNTSWPDRLFAVWYDRLMEKMEQNTFRPVRKRLLQHARGHVLEIGVGTGANASFYEDRFVSGKVFLDSSFPMLQVALRKGICPQGSLVLGSGSELPFLTGSFDTVVVTLVLCSVKDWKQAIREIRRVLRPEGQLIVLEHVQSRHPVISFFQSLLTPVWKIPARGCHLDRPTDQTLGSCFEWIERDQIVLSGMPFVFGRLSPRPEKECSRDIVSPSVPVAEEAR
- a CDS encoding ABC transporter permease, which gives rise to MKPFLIRVLRLAQKEFLALLRDKKSRMVLIVPPLVQLIVFSYAATFDLNHISYAVWNEDPGLYSRQLLARFSGSPNFRLTGEIRSEKEVRSLIDNRKVLLVLHIRSTFSRDLLAGQPGRVEALLDGRQSNTAMILMGYVQTIVSDYNDDFVARNGLPPPIAPLEIRAWYNPNLKSRWFIVPGIVGLLTLVVSLLVTALSVAREREDGTFDQLLVTPLRPVDIILGKILPGFVIGFLESTAIVLVAVFLFHVPLRGSLFALYLGIFLFTLSGLGVGLMISSIVSTQQQGLLGAFLFLVPSIILSGFATPIANMPDLIQDLTLVNPLRYFLVILREVFLQGATARILIPEYGGLALIGGTSLLLAGHFFRKRIG